One Doryrhamphus excisus isolate RoL2022-K1 chromosome 17, RoL_Dexc_1.0, whole genome shotgun sequence genomic region harbors:
- the si:dkey-256h2.1 gene encoding uncharacterized protein si:dkey-256h2.1, producing the protein MVRSLSCLLYLLLVVDTHMTTAEERPRRRLTLTEDEASQADSVAHDNTVELRHARLSGTPEPGDQAAAFRVPTLSGEFVYQPGAERGSVVIHAFTNKSAFLECLWSTEASLSSLVEGLPASAQVLFLSFDDSSVTDALWMRERVYDAAMKNSQKEVLSRLHFSPVPVFGLGNWIPSVLYSWACKGHNCGLAQAVFTSKGWKMPVIVKRLDARYDWLMGRWGQEWYQLRDAGDGCEPSPSVAGSVAWLSERNCSFFTKIQNMAKSNASGVLVYAEPGNSIQDMNCIGDECLSPLGLPAAMVHLEPFVAQALRFGLPVNVSFQTTPSQNFFIGIDQQGALAEMGWFLYPTFSFVNWQAQWFDFYADLQLKLESPATVIPVFDKVQMHGNKGAVAVVNMPPDLLDFDTLLLDASLSCPGRRDSSCPPWDHTVQLFVCCDHLGPYCNVELGRWITAFRRGIGHWQTDVSPLIPVLDASKCMFTMKTVPWAMPWIVSLNLRFSTANLTSNHTEKLRPFRVMSLYSGGTFNRTYNKRYLPIMFPVPASTKKVELYAVITGHGSDENGCGEFCVTSHHFLFNGVHNNSHTFDSAGSALGCTERVKDGAVPNEHGTWLYGRGGWCDGLQVDPWRVDVTRQLELSGFESNTVLYFGLFGGKDPDPSQQPGYIIMSSFLIFYK; encoded by the exons ATGGTGCGTTCATTGTCATGTCTGCTGTACTTGTTGTTAGTAGTAGACACTCACATGACTACAGCCGAAGAGAGACCGAGGCGGCGGCTGACGTTGACCGAGGATGAGGCGAGCCAAGCGGACTCAGTCGCCCACGACAACACGGTGGAGCTGAGACACGCCAGGCTGTCAGGCACACCTGAGCCGGGGGACCAGGCTGCCGCGTTTAGGGTCCCAACACTGAGTGGGGAGTTTGTGTACCAGCCTGGAGCTGAGCGTGGCTCTGTGGTCATCCACGCTTTCACCAACAAGTCAGCCTTCCTGGAGTGTCTGTGGAGCACCGAGGCATCCCTGTCCAGCCTTGTTGAGGGCCTGCCGGCAAGTGCTCAGGTTCTCTTCCTCTCATTTGACGACTCTTCCGTGACCGATGCTCTGTGGATGCGGGAGCGAGTATACGACGCCGCCATGAAGAACAG TCAAAAGGAGGTTCTGTCCAGGCTTCATTTCTCTCCCGTGCCGGTTTTTGGTCTGGGAAACTGGATCCCCAGTGTTCTGTACTCCTGGGCCTGCAAGGGTCACAACTGCGGCCTGGCCCAGGCGGTCTTCACCTCCAAAG GGTGGAAGATGCCGGTGATCGTCAAGCGACTGGACGCAAGATACGATTGGCTCATGGGACGCTGGGGTCAGGAGTGGTATCAGCTGAGGGATGCAGGGGATGGGTGTGAGCCATCGCCCTCTGTGGCGGGCTCTGTGGCCTGGCTGTCTGAGAGGAACTGCTCCTTCTTCACCAAG ATCCAAAACATGGCTAAGTCCAACGCCTCGGGTGTCCTGGTCTACGCTGAGCCCGGTAACTCCATCCAGGATATGAACTGTATCGGGGATGAGTGTTTGTCGCCGCTGGGCCTACCCGCTGCCATGGTGCACCTGGAGCCTTTCGTTGCCCAAGCGCTACG gttTGGCTTGCCGGTCAATGTGTCTTTCCAGACCACGCCCTCCCAAAACTTCTTCATCGGCATTGACCAACAGGGAGCGCTGGCCGAGATGGGCTGGTTCCTTTACCCCACGTTCAGCTTTGTCAACTGGCAAGCACAGTG GTTTGACTTCTACGCAGATCTGCAGCTCAAACTTGAGTCACCTGCAACTGTCATTCCCGTCTTTGACAAAGTCCAAATGCATGGGAACAAAGGCGCTGTGGCTGTTGTCAACATGCCGCCAG ACTTGTTGGACTTTGACACACTGCTGCTGGACGCGTCCTTGTCGTGTCCTGGCAGGAGAGACTCTTCCTGCCCTCCATGGGATCACACAGTGCAGCTGTTTGTGTGCTGCGATCACCTCGGACCTTACTGCAACGTGGAGCTGGGCCGCTGGATCACAGCTTTCCGAAG AGGTATCGGTCACTGGCAGACGGACGTCTCTCCCCTCATTCCTGTCCTGGACGCCAGCAAGTGTATGTTCACAATGAAGACAGTCCCGTGGGCGATGCCATGGATCGTCTCCCTCAACCTGAGATTCAGCACCGCCAACCTCACAA GCAATCACACTGAGAAGCTCCGCCCCTTCCGGGTGATGTCACTGTACAGCGGTGGAACCTTTAACAGGACCTACAACAAGAGGTACCTGCCCATCATGTTTCCCGTCCCAGCGTCCACCAAGAAG GTGGAGCTGTACGCCGTCATCACGGGACACGGCAGCGACGAGAATGGCTGCGGGGAATTTTGTGTCACTtcccatcacttcctgtttaacgGCGTCCACAACAACAGTCACACATTTGACTCTGCGG GATCGGCGCTGGGCTGCACAGAGCGAGTAAAAGATGGCGCTGTGCCCAATGAACATGGCACCTGGCTGTACGGGCGAGGAGGCTGGTGCGATGGACTTCAGGTCGATCCCTGGAGGGTTGATGTCACCAGACAG TTGGAACTGAGCGGCTTCGAATCCAACACGGTGCTCTACTTTGGCTTGTTCGGCGGCAAGGATCCAGACCCGTCTCAACAGCCGGGTTATATCATCATGTCCTCTTTTCTCATCTTCTACAAATGa
- the septin7b gene encoding septin 7b yields the protein CLFLFVLQQQKNLEGYVGFASLPNQVYRKSVKRGFEFTLMVVGESGLGKSTLINSLFLTDLYSAEYPGPSHRIKKTVQVEQSKVLIKEGGVQLLLTIVDTPGFGDAVDNSNCWQPIIDHIDSKFEDYLNSESRVNRRQMPDSRIHCCLYFIAPSGHGLKPLDIEFMKRLHEKVNVIPLIAKADTLTPEECQQFKKQIMREIQEHKIKIYEFPETDDEEENRLVKKIKDKLPLAVVGSNTIIEVNGKRVRGRQYPWGVAEVENSDHCDFTILRDMLIRTHMQDLKDVTNNVHYENYRSRKLAAVTYNGVENNRAKGQLSTKLDAVEGMSPLAQMEEERREHVTKMKKMEMEMEQVFEMKVKEKVQKLKDSEAELQRRHEQMKKNLEAQHKELEEKRRVFEEERANWEAQQRLEQQKLEASRTLEKNKKKGKIF from the exons TGCCTCTTCTTGTTTGTCTTGCAGCAGCAAAAGAATCTGGAAGGATATGTTGGCTTTGCAAGCCTCCCCAACCAAGTCTACAGGAAGTCTGTCAAGAGGGGCTTTGAGTTCACCCTGATGGTTGTCG GCGAGTCGGGTCTGGGCAAATCCACGCTCATCAACTCCCTCTTCCTCACCGACCTGTACTCTGCAGAGTATCCTGGACCTTCACATCGAATCAAGAAGACTGTCCAG GTGGAGCAGTCCAAAGTGCTCATAAAGGAAGGCGGCGTGCAGCTGTTGCTCACAATCGTCGACACCCCGGGCTTTGGTGATGCTGTCGACAACAGCAATTG TTGGCAGCCCATCATCGACCACATCGACAGCAAGTTTGAGGACTACCTGAACTCGGAATCTCGGGTGAACAGACGACAAATGCCCGACAGCCGAATTCACTGCTGCCTCTACTTTATTGCACCCTCAGGACATGG ACTGAAGCCCTTGGACATCGAGTTCATGAAACGCCTGCATGAGAAAGTCAATGTCATCCCGCTGATCGCCAAAGCAGACACTCTTACGCCAGAGGAATGCCAGCAGTTCAAGAAGCAG ATCATGCGAGAGATCCAGGAGCACAAGATTAAGATCTACGAGTTTCCAGAGACGGATGACGAGGAGGAGAACCGTCTGGTGAAGAAGATCAAG GACAAGCTACCATTGGCCGTCGTGGGCAGCAATACCATCATCGAGGTGAACGGCAAGCGGGTCAGAGGCCGACAGTACCCATGGGGGGTCGCAGAAG TTGAGAACAGCGACCACTGTGACTTCACCATCCTCAGAGACATGCTCATTAG GACTCACATGCAGGACTTGAAGGACGTGACGAACAACGTCCACTATGAGAACTACCGCAGCAGGAAGCTGGCGGCCGTCACCTACAATGGCGTGGAGAACAACAGGGCCAAGGGTCAACTGTCAACCAA acttgATGCAGTTGAAGGAAT GAGTCCCCTGGCccagatggaggaggagaggcgggAGCATGTGACCAAGATGAagaagatggagatggagatggagcagGTGTTTGAGATGAAAGTCAAGGAGAAAGTGCAGAAGCTCAAAGACTCTGAAGCAGAG CTTCAGCGGCGCCACGAGCAGATGAAGAAGAACCTGGAGGCGCAGCAcaaggagctggaggagaaaAGGCGCGTGTTTGAGGAGGAGAGGGCAAACTGGGAAGCCCAGCAGCGCCTGGAGCAGCAGAAACTAGAGGCCTCCAG aaCTCTGGAGAAGAACAAAAAGAAAGGCAAGATCTTTTAA